In a single window of the Bufo bufo chromosome 5, aBufBuf1.1, whole genome shotgun sequence genome:
- the NEUROD6 gene encoding neurogenic differentiation factor 6 produces MLTLPFDESVVMTESQLCRKYVRENEEQKPAKKVESCTQQIVSHGKNIKRTPEEETEQEEEEEEKEEDDENGLPRRRGPRKKKMTKIRFERIKLRRMEANARERGRMHGLNDALDSLRKVVPCYSKTQKLSKIETLRLAKNYIWALAEILRIGKRPDLLTFVQNLCKGLSQPTTNLVAGCLQLNARSFLMGQSGEAVHHARSPYTSIYPPYHSPELSTPPGHGSLDNSKPGKPYNYCSTYESFYESTSPECTSPQFEGPLSPPSMNYNGIFSLKQEEALDYGKNYNYGMHYCAVPGRAPLGQSSMFRLPTDSHFPYDFHLRSQSLAMQDELNAVFHN; encoded by the coding sequence ATGTTAACACTTCCATTTGATGAATCTGTTGTGATGACGGAGTCGCAGCTTTGTAGAAAGTATGTGCGGGAAAACGAGGAGCAAAAACCTGCAAAGAAAGTAGAAAGCTGTACTCAACAGATAGTGTCCCATGGGAAAAATATCAAAAGAACACCTGAAGAGGAAACAGaacaagaagaagaggaggaggagaaggaagaagatGATGAAAATGGTTTGCCAAGGAGGAGGGGGCCAAGGAAAAAAAAGATGACCAAGATCCGGTTTGAAAGGATTAAATTACGACGAATGGAAGCCAATGCAAGAGAAAGGGGGAGAATGCATGGCTTAAATGATGCCCTGGACAGTTTAAGGAAAGTTGTGCCCTGCTATTCTAAGACACAAAAACTGTCTAAAATAGAAACTTTGAGGCTGGCCAAAAACTATATCTGGGCTCTCGCAGAGATCCTGCGTATTGGGAAGAGACCAGATTTGCTCACCTTTGTACAAAACCTATGCAAAGGTTTGTCTCAGCCAACCACAAACTTGGTGGCTGGGTGCCTGCAGCTCAATGCCAGGAGTTTTCTCATGGGTCAGAGTGGCGAGGCAGTCCATCATGCAAGATCCCCATATACTTCTATATACCCTCCATATCACAGCCCTGAGCTTAGCACCCCACCAGGTCATGGGAGCCTTGACAATTCCAAGCCAGGAAAGCCGTATAATTACTGTAGTACTTATGAATCTTTTTATGAAAGCACGTCTCCTGAGTGCACAAGCCCTCAGTTTGAAGGTCCCTTAAGCCCTCCCTCCATGAACTATAATGGGATATTTTCCCTCAAGCAAGAAGAGGCTTTGGACTATGGAAAAAATTACAATTATGGCATGCATTACTGTGCAGTGCCAGGCAGGGCTCCCCTCGGGCAGAGCTCTATGTTCAGGTTGCCTACAGACAGCCACTTCCCTTATGACTTCCATCTGCGCAGCCAGTCTCTCGCCATGCAAGATGAATTAAATGCAGTTTTTCATAATTAA